Proteins from a single region of Thermoanaerobaculia bacterium:
- a CDS encoding sigma-70 family RNA polymerase sigma factor produces the protein MAIDPSSSTPFSKSDDLALVQGVLDRRQEALAELYDRYAPLLLAVSRRVLAAPAEAAGAESVLQETFFEVWNQAERFDSGASSVSAWLVLIARDRALARLRRRPPAERGPAAHSARTALLSERGVETLPGVHVESRAVQERRQRVQAVLATLSAEQKQALEMAFFEGLSLSEIADRTRTPFEVVKARALLAMKTLRRDLRAEIRELM, from the coding sequence ATGGCAATCGATCCGTCCTCCTCGACGCCTTTCAGCAAGAGCGACGATCTGGCGCTCGTGCAAGGCGTGCTCGACCGGCGGCAGGAGGCCCTGGCCGAGCTCTACGACCGCTATGCGCCGCTGCTGCTCGCGGTCAGCCGTCGCGTGCTCGCGGCCCCCGCCGAGGCCGCCGGAGCGGAGAGCGTTCTGCAGGAGACTTTCTTCGAGGTCTGGAACCAGGCCGAGCGCTTCGATTCCGGGGCTTCTTCGGTCTCCGCCTGGCTGGTGCTGATCGCGCGCGACCGGGCGCTCGCGCGACTTCGCAGGCGTCCGCCCGCGGAGCGCGGTCCAGCCGCGCATTCCGCGAGGACGGCACTCCTGTCGGAGCGGGGTGTCGAGACGCTTCCGGGCGTGCATGTCGAGAGCCGGGCCGTGCAGGAGCGCCGGCAGCGCGTCCAGGCGGTGCTCGCGACGCTTTCGGCCGAGCAGAAGCAGGCCCTCGAGATGGCCTTCTTCGAGGGGCTCTCGCTGAGCGAGATCGCAGACCGTACGCGGACGCCGTTCGAGGTCGTCAAGGCGCGCGCCCTGTTGGCGATGAAA